A single genomic interval of bacterium harbors:
- a CDS encoding CGNR zinc finger domain-containing protein: MKNASPSFIFLGGHTVMDFVNTVYLQKNSTVETLQHNKDILVWMEEAGILTHARRNELNRIWTHSPESEAVLRKVHKFRRVCFEVLSCIMAHKPVPKTATDEINFILSSGGMVLRLEESPSGFKKQAAYAFQSPEHFVVPLAVSLVDLLESGDPSRIKQCANPRCRLFFYDQGKNKTRRWCSMKTCGNRRKSANVYARKRA, encoded by the coding sequence ATGAAAAACGCATCCCCATCTTTTATTTTTTTAGGCGGTCATACCGTAATGGATTTTGTCAATACGGTGTATCTTCAGAAAAACAGCACTGTAGAAACATTGCAGCATAACAAAGATATTTTGGTATGGATGGAGGAGGCGGGTATACTCACGCATGCGCGTCGTAATGAACTGAATCGCATATGGACCCATTCACCCGAATCCGAAGCCGTGTTGCGAAAAGTTCATAAATTTCGGCGGGTATGTTTTGAAGTGTTAAGCTGTATCATGGCACATAAACCTGTACCGAAAACGGCCACGGATGAGATAAATTTTATTTTGTCATCCGGAGGCATGGTGCTACGGCTTGAGGAATCGCCGTCGGGTTTTAAAAAACAAGCCGCGTACGCATTCCAATCGCCGGAACATTTTGTAGTACCCCTAGCCGTTTCGTTGGTTGACCTCTTGGAATCCGGCGATCCGTCGCGCATAAAACAGTGTGCGAATCCCCGATGCCGTTTGTTTTTTTACGACCAAGGAAAAAACAAAACGCGGCGGTGGTGCAGTATGAAAACCTGCGGTAACCGCAGGAAATCGGCTAATGTTTATGCGCGAAAGCGCGCTTAA
- a CDS encoding DEAD/DEAH box helicase, protein MDASIPRNFHPAIARWFVREYRQPTEVQSQAWAAIVEKKHTLIAAPTGSGKTLAGFLAIVNDLVIEGLERGLPQETRIVYVSPLKALSNDIEKNLQRPLQAIQDELESLRLPRVEIRVQVRTGDTPAGERAAMLKSPPHILVTTPESLYVLLTSDGGRKMLQSARIAIVDEIHALVGSKRGSHLALSLERLQSLVSRPLTRIGISATQKPLTQVADFLIGRLEPGAAPCTIIDVGHRRAMDLGIEIPRSPLGAVMESEVWDEIYERLVELISEHRTTLIFVNTRRLAERLSFQLIERLGADVVRAHHGSMSKEHRLDAEQRLKSGSLRALIATASLELGIDIGSVDLVCQISSPRSIAAFLQRVGRSGHSIHGTPKGRLFPLTRDELVECTALLDAVYRGELDRILMPEQPIDILAQQIIAETSCRECTEDELFALSQKAYPFRNLKRETFDEILTMLSEGFTTRRGRRGAYLHHDMVHRVVRARPAARLVALTSGGAIPDNFEYDVRLEPTDTFIGTLNEDFAIESSAGDIFQLANHSWKITRVNDGVVRVVDAGQAPPSIPFWLGEAPGRTIELSQAVARLREKIGEQLGSVEMLKPQVLSASVRQNPDGPAVPGKTPWMQPAVQWLCSELGLGLGAAEQLVHYVASGYLALEAMPTQDTIILERFFDEAGDMHLVIHAPFGNRMNRAWGLALRKKFCRKFNFELQAAATDDAIVLSLGSTHSFPIEEVFDYLNSKIARDTLIQAVFDSPMFEIRWRWNATRSLAMQRTRNGKRVPAQIQRMQAQDLVALVFPDQLACLENIVGEREIPDHPLVAQTIEDCLYEAMDIETLEDLLRQMENAQIRRIGRDLREPSPFAQEILNARPYAFLDPAPLEERRTRAIANRRWTDPSEAADLGKLDIQAIERVRSEAWPSPENTDELHDALTLIGCMTGQEIRPFQKLADLLIAQKRVAKISSGGSHAVYTSVERMPQFKTCGFEVVHPTDLIIPEKILRKTWERDKALVEIVRGRLEGLGPVTTARLAQDLTIAESEVHIALLTLENEGFVFRGSFTDPASAVEWCERRLLARIHRYTMERLRKEIEAVPLSDFMRFLLVWQHAGSADRLEGPEALLTIIEQMEGYEAAAVAWESDILPLRIAEYDPAMLDMACLSGRIVWGRVRYARTSGGSGPVKSTPIVLQQRKHIGLWHAITSADHTGSDALSHAAQAVYDFLKQRGASFFHEVAEYAGVLRSQAEDGMAELVALGLVTADSFNGLRALLVPAKYKTQSAHHRKLPPFSMDNAGRWGLIQTTFTDAIPVAEETALQFSADRLLKRYGVVFRRLVEREAWTPPWRDLVRMLRKMEARGEIRGGRFVESISGEQFALPEAVTKLRAIRREKPDQAMVALSAVDPLNLLGSVIPGDRVAALAQNRVLYQNGVPIAVLESGAFRTLVKVPENEEWVLREALIRTVVPPRLRPYLGKGIG, encoded by the coding sequence ATGGACGCTTCGATCCCGCGAAATTTTCATCCGGCCATTGCACGCTGGTTTGTCCGTGAATACCGGCAACCGACCGAAGTCCAATCGCAGGCATGGGCTGCCATTGTAGAAAAAAAGCATACGCTGATCGCCGCACCCACGGGTTCCGGTAAAACCTTGGCCGGGTTTCTTGCAATTGTGAATGATTTAGTCATCGAAGGCCTTGAACGCGGGCTTCCGCAAGAAACGCGCATCGTGTACGTATCTCCGCTCAAAGCGCTTTCCAACGATATCGAAAAAAATCTTCAACGTCCTTTGCAGGCTATACAGGACGAATTGGAATCGCTGCGATTGCCCCGCGTGGAGATACGTGTGCAAGTGCGTACGGGCGATACACCGGCAGGCGAACGTGCCGCCATGCTCAAGTCGCCGCCGCATATTCTCGTCACTACGCCGGAGTCATTATACGTTTTGCTCACCAGCGACGGTGGTCGCAAGATGCTCCAATCCGCGCGTATCGCTATCGTGGACGAAATCCACGCCTTGGTCGGCAGTAAACGCGGATCGCATCTCGCCTTGTCGCTCGAGCGCCTGCAATCGCTGGTTTCCCGACCGTTGACTCGGATAGGCATTTCTGCAACGCAAAAACCACTTACCCAAGTTGCCGATTTTCTCATCGGCCGCTTGGAGCCCGGTGCTGCGCCGTGTACGATCATTGACGTCGGTCATCGGCGTGCGATGGATCTCGGTATCGAAATACCGCGTTCGCCGCTCGGCGCCGTGATGGAAAGCGAAGTGTGGGACGAAATCTACGAGCGCTTGGTCGAGCTGATTTCCGAACACCGCACGACGCTTATTTTTGTCAATACGCGCCGATTGGCAGAGCGGCTTTCGTTTCAACTCATTGAACGCCTCGGTGCGGATGTTGTACGCGCGCATCACGGCAGTATGTCCAAAGAACATCGCCTCGACGCGGAGCAGCGACTCAAATCGGGATCGCTCCGCGCTTTGATCGCTACGGCTTCGCTGGAGCTGGGTATTGATATCGGCTCCGTTGACCTCGTATGCCAGATCAGTTCACCGCGTTCGATCGCGGCGTTCCTGCAGCGTGTAGGCCGTTCGGGTCACAGCATTCATGGCACGCCCAAAGGACGCTTGTTTCCGCTCACGCGGGACGAACTTGTCGAATGTACGGCTTTGCTGGACGCCGTGTACCGAGGTGAACTGGACCGGATTCTGATGCCCGAACAACCGATTGACATTTTGGCTCAGCAAATCATCGCCGAAACATCCTGCCGCGAATGCACCGAAGATGAATTATTCGCTCTGAGTCAAAAGGCTTATCCCTTTCGTAACCTGAAGCGCGAAACGTTTGACGAAATACTCACCATGCTTTCGGAAGGATTTACGACACGCCGCGGTCGCCGGGGCGCTTATCTCCATCATGATATGGTTCATCGTGTCGTGCGCGCACGTCCTGCCGCACGGCTCGTCGCTTTGACATCCGGTGGAGCCATCCCGGATAATTTTGAGTACGACGTCCGTCTCGAACCGACGGATACGTTTATCGGTACGCTCAACGAAGACTTTGCCATCGAAAGTTCAGCCGGCGATATTTTCCAGTTAGCCAATCATTCCTGGAAAATCACCCGCGTCAATGACGGTGTCGTGCGCGTCGTGGATGCCGGACAGGCGCCGCCTTCGATTCCGTTTTGGCTCGGCGAAGCGCCGGGGCGCACAATCGAATTATCCCAAGCGGTCGCACGCTTACGCGAAAAAATCGGTGAACAGTTGGGTTCGGTCGAAATGCTCAAGCCGCAGGTGCTCAGTGCGTCGGTTCGGCAAAATCCCGACGGTCCGGCCGTGCCGGGAAAAACACCGTGGATGCAACCGGCCGTGCAATGGCTTTGTTCGGAGCTCGGACTGGGATTGGGCGCGGCGGAACAACTGGTGCATTACGTCGCTTCGGGGTATTTGGCTTTGGAAGCGATGCCCACGCAGGATACGATCATCCTCGAACGTTTTTTTGATGAAGCGGGCGACATGCATTTGGTCATTCACGCTCCGTTTGGCAATCGGATGAATCGTGCGTGGGGATTGGCGTTGCGCAAAAAATTTTGCCGTAAATTTAATTTTGAATTGCAGGCGGCTGCCACCGACGATGCCATCGTATTATCCCTCGGTTCGACGCACAGTTTTCCCATCGAAGAAGTATTTGACTACCTCAATTCCAAAATTGCGCGGGACACGCTGATCCAGGCCGTATTCGATTCGCCGATGTTTGAAATCCGTTGGCGATGGAATGCCACGCGTTCGCTGGCGATGCAGCGCACCCGCAACGGTAAACGCGTACCGGCGCAAATACAGCGCATGCAAGCGCAGGATCTCGTCGCGTTGGTATTTCCCGATCAGTTGGCGTGTTTGGAGAATATCGTCGGAGAACGCGAAATCCCGGATCATCCTTTGGTCGCTCAGACGATCGAAGATTGTTTGTACGAAGCGATGGATATCGAAACGCTGGAAGATTTGCTTCGGCAAATGGAGAATGCACAAATCCGTCGCATAGGTCGTGATCTGAGGGAACCGTCGCCGTTTGCGCAGGAAATACTCAACGCCCGGCCCTATGCCTTTTTGGATCCGGCACCGCTGGAAGAACGCCGCACGCGTGCAATTGCCAATCGTCGCTGGACTGATCCTTCCGAAGCGGCCGACCTCGGTAAACTAGATATCCAAGCTATTGAACGCGTACGCAGTGAAGCGTGGCCGTCGCCGGAAAATACGGACGAACTGCATGATGCACTGACGCTGATCGGATGCATGACGGGACAGGAGATACGTCCGTTCCAAAAATTAGCCGACCTGCTGATCGCTCAAAAACGTGTCGCTAAAATTTCGTCCGGCGGATCGCATGCCGTATATACTAGTGTCGAACGTATGCCTCAGTTTAAAACCTGCGGGTTTGAAGTGGTGCATCCGACCGACCTTATCATTCCTGAAAAAATACTTCGCAAAACCTGGGAACGCGACAAAGCGCTCGTCGAGATCGTACGCGGTCGCCTCGAAGGTTTGGGTCCGGTCACAACCGCGCGTCTCGCGCAGGATCTGACCATCGCCGAGTCGGAAGTGCACATCGCGCTGCTAACATTGGAAAACGAAGGTTTTGTATTTCGCGGTTCTTTTACCGATCCCGCATCGGCGGTCGAATGGTGTGAACGGCGTTTGCTGGCGCGCATTCATCGCTATACGATGGAGCGACTGCGTAAAGAAATCGAAGCCGTGCCGCTGTCGGATTTTATGCGTTTTCTTTTAGTGTGGCAGCACGCCGGATCGGCGGATCGCTTAGAAGGACCGGAGGCTTTGCTTACGATCATCGAACAAATGGAAGGCTACGAAGCGGCGGCGGTAGCATGGGAAAGCGATATCCTTCCGCTGCGTATCGCAGAGTACGATCCGGCCATGTTGGATATGGCGTGTCTGTCCGGACGCATCGTGTGGGGGCGTGTGCGGTATGCGCGCACCTCCGGCGGGAGCGGGCCGGTCAAGTCCACACCGATCGTGCTGCAGCAGCGCAAACATATCGGATTGTGGCACGCGATCACATCCGCAGATCATACGGGCAGCGATGCGTTATCCCATGCGGCGCAGGCAGTGTATGATTTTCTCAAGCAACGCGGCGCGTCATTTTTTCATGAAGTGGCGGAGTACGCGGGCGTACTGCGTTCGCAGGCGGAGGACGGTATGGCAGAGCTGGTCGCGCTCGGGCTGGTGACGGCCGACAGTTTCAACGGATTGCGGGCGCTTTTAGTACCGGCCAAATATAAAACGCAATCGGCACATCATCGTAAACTGCCGCCTTTTTCGATGGACAATGCGGGCCGTTGGGGCTTGATCCAAACGACATTTACGGATGCGATACCGGTTGCCGAAGAAACTGCGTTACAGTTTTCAGCCGATCGGCTACTCAAACGCTACGGGGTTGTGTTTCGCCGATTGGTCGAGCGCGAAGCGTGGACGCCGCCGTGGCGGGACCTCGTGCGGATGCTGCGCAAAATGGAAGCGCGCGGAGAAATCCGCGGCGGACGTTTTGTGGAGAGCATTTCCGGTGAACAGTTTGCACTACCCGAAGCGGTGACCAAACTGCGTGCGATCCGTCGTGAAAAACCGGATCAGGCGATGGTCGCGCTCTCGGCCGTAGATCCGCTCAATCTTTTGGGGAGCGTCATCCCGGGCGATAGAGTGGCCGCGCTCGCACAAAACCGTGTGCTGTATCAAAACGGTGTGCCCATCGCTGTATTGGAAAGCGGCGCATTTCGTACGCTCGTCAAAGTACCCGAAAATGAAGAATGGGTGCTGCGCGAAGCGCTGATTCGTACCGTCGTACCGCCCAGACTGCGTCCCTATCTGGGCAAAGGCATCGGCTAA